A DNA window from Burkholderia sp. HI2500 contains the following coding sequences:
- a CDS encoding NAD(P)/FAD-dependent oxidoreductase, which translates to MTFNNPSLIQGESRFEQTQLNIEKDNWNWCDPARYDGERPANWYEASLSRHANSAPLAHDAVCDVLVIGAGLLGASAALHLAEAGVDTILVDKHHVGSAASGRNGGQLTPGLARWEAADMIDYLSHDDAKRLWRFASAESMDLIDAIGARYALELDRKRGHITAAVHPGHMSALLDGADARRHLGDAGVTLVGRHQLHDDYVRSGLYHGAAIDAIGGQIHPLALVRGLVHGFRLNGGALFEGTEVLELDETPEGVVATTPGGTITARRGVVLALHNTTFRLLDDGAATTVPFFTYVSVTAPLDVDVATLMPAGMPVYDTQFQIDYYRPVRGNRLLFGGQGTGTCWAQPDVNAYLLTRLNTVFPQHDGRFALDYCWSGVSDFTLNGATDSRKTDGRVPMYMVQGWSGHGVAQTVRIGKAICDDFVGRNDDFSMLTGIDHRAIPLGRQLSPIAIPAAKAAMSVMSALNPGRMISF; encoded by the coding sequence AACTGGTGCGACCCGGCCCGCTACGACGGCGAGCGCCCGGCGAACTGGTATGAAGCGTCGCTGTCACGCCACGCGAACAGCGCGCCGCTCGCGCACGACGCCGTCTGCGACGTGCTCGTGATCGGCGCGGGCCTGCTCGGCGCATCGGCCGCCCTGCATCTCGCGGAAGCGGGTGTCGACACGATCCTCGTCGACAAGCACCACGTCGGCTCGGCCGCATCGGGCCGCAACGGCGGGCAGCTCACGCCCGGCCTCGCGCGCTGGGAAGCCGCCGACATGATCGACTACCTGTCCCACGACGACGCGAAGCGGCTGTGGCGCTTCGCGTCGGCCGAATCGATGGACCTGATCGATGCGATCGGCGCACGTTACGCGCTCGAGCTCGACCGCAAGCGCGGCCACATCACCGCGGCGGTTCACCCGGGCCACATGAGCGCGCTGCTGGACGGCGCGGATGCGCGCCGTCATCTCGGCGACGCGGGCGTGACGCTCGTCGGCCGCCATCAGCTGCATGACGACTACGTGCGCTCGGGGCTGTACCACGGTGCGGCGATCGACGCGATCGGCGGACAGATTCATCCGCTCGCGCTGGTGCGCGGCCTCGTGCACGGCTTCCGGCTGAACGGCGGCGCGCTGTTCGAGGGCACCGAGGTGCTCGAGCTCGACGAGACGCCGGAGGGCGTCGTCGCGACGACGCCGGGCGGCACGATCACCGCGCGCCGCGGCGTCGTGCTCGCGCTGCACAACACGACGTTCCGGCTGCTCGACGACGGCGCGGCGACCACGGTGCCGTTCTTTACCTACGTGAGCGTGACGGCGCCGCTCGACGTCGACGTCGCGACGCTGATGCCGGCCGGCATGCCCGTGTACGACACGCAGTTCCAGATCGACTATTACCGGCCGGTCCGCGGCAACCGCCTGCTGTTCGGCGGGCAGGGCACCGGCACGTGCTGGGCGCAGCCCGACGTGAACGCGTACCTGCTGACGCGGCTGAACACGGTGTTCCCGCAGCACGACGGCCGTTTCGCGCTCGACTACTGCTGGAGCGGCGTCAGCGACTTCACGCTGAACGGCGCGACCGACAGCCGCAAGACCGACGGCCGTGTGCCGATGTACATGGTGCAGGGCTGGAGCGGCCACGGCGTCGCGCAGACGGTGCGGATCGGCAAGGCGATCTGCGACGATTTCGTCGGCCGTAACGACGATTTCTCGATGCTGACCGGCATCGACCATCGCGCGATTCCGCTCGGCCGCCAGTTGTCGCCGATCGCGATTCCCGCCGCGAAGGCCGCGATGAGTGTGATGAGCGCGCTCAACCCGGGGCGGATGATCTCGTTCTGA